Proteins from one Mauremys mutica isolate MM-2020 ecotype Southern chromosome 14, ASM2049712v1, whole genome shotgun sequence genomic window:
- the LRRC29 gene encoding leucine-rich repeat-containing protein 29 isoform X1, with protein sequence METRRLPVEVITYILSFLPIADRKEASLVNHTWYFAAQDSLRQENVLYNIPATSASLAAIESLARRRVSCVSLTSLDSSTVSRDVIQAVSCHLGPHLQSLCLRGSSLTETSFVHLLLACPCLSSLDLSGCNSLFMSGTLLSKPETISQARRALTSLQELNLAGLRYLSDLSFNRLTGCAPRLARLSLARCHLTFEFDPYRGSSNYNSSALLSFRNLLRFLEERASSLRALDLSGTSITSPAMRSLVQVEGLRLRELVLQNCRDLSNEAIGLLCTHQPHLTALDLTGCSELSDRAALAVSAGLRALQSLCLGKLQRLTDRGFLGIAELRSLQRLDLSECSLVSGSELVKVCSAPELRPNLASLSFAFCSLLRDSSVLSLARSLSPSLRVLDLSSCVSITNVSIQAIASHLPRLTVLRLAWCKELTDWGLLGVEEPGEERNHGREKDAGPQFSRNFGNMGFFLPPLQNLEQDPKVLSDSAWNESRKRHRASLQALGQLQELDLMACSKLTDRSITKVICLPALRRLSLSLLPELTDASLVAVARGCQSLEQLSMSHCGKLTDKGFVEAASSLRRLQHLVISGCSQLTGQTLVAISRECRQLKSLDVSMCHGISMAAIELFQAQLPLQPCVQSRFVGGADLPFTL encoded by the exons GTCATCACCTACATCCTCAGCTTCTTGCCCATTGCCGACAGGAAGGAGGCCTCTCTGGTGAATCACACCTGGTACTTTGCGGCCCAGGACTCCCTGCGGCAG GAGAACGTCCTGTACAACatcccagccacctctgcctcCCTGGCTGCCATTGAGAGCCTGGCCCGACGGCGCGTGAGCTGCGTCAGCCTGACCAGCCTCGACAGCTCCACTGTCTCCCGGGACGTGATCCAGGCTGTCTCCTGTCACCTGGGGCCACACCTGCAGAGCTTGTGTCTGCGTGGGAGCAGCCTGACCGAGACGTCCTTCGTGCACCTCCTCCTTGCCTGCCCCTGCCTCTCCTCGCTGGATCTGAGTGGCTGCAACAGCCTCTTCATGTCCGGGACGCTGCTCTCCAAGCCAGAGACCATCAGCCAAGCCCGGCGAGCACTGACCAGCCTCCAGGAGCTGAACCTGGCCGGCCTGCGCTACCTGTCGGATCTCAGTTTCAACCGGCTGACAGGCTGCGCGCCACGCCTGGCCAGGCTCTCGCTGGCTCGCTGCCACCTCACCTTTGAGTTTGACCCCTACCGCGGGTCCAGCAACTACAACTCCTCTGCCCTGCTGTCCTTCCGCAACCTCCTGCGCTTCCTGGAGGAGCGGGCCAGCAGCCTCAGGGCCTTGGACTTGAGCGGCACCAGCATCACCTCGCCGGCGATGAGGTCCCTGGTGCAAGTGGAGGGGCTGCGCCTGCGGGAACTCGTGCTGCAGAACTGCAGGGACCTCTCCAACGAGGCCATCGGCCTCCTCTGCACGCACCAGCCCCACCTGACCGCGCTGGACCTCACTGGGTGCTCTGAGCTGTCCGACCGGGCCGCCCTCGCTGTGTCAGCGGGGCTGCGAGCCCTGCAGAGCCTGTGCCTGGGGAAGCTCCAGCGGCTGACGGACAGGGGTTTCCTGGGCATTGCTGAGCTCCGCAGCCTGCAGAGGCTGGACCTGTCTGAGTGCAGCCTCGTGAGCGGCAGTGAGCTGGTGAAAGTGTGCTCCGCCCCCGAGCTGCGGCCTAACCTGGCCTCCCTCAGCTTTGCCTTCTGCTCTCTGCTCAGA gaCAGCTCTGTCCTCTCGCTGGCCAGGTCCCTGAGCCCCAGTCTGCGGGTACTAGACCTCTCCTCCTGCGTCTCCATCACCAACGTGAGCATCCAAGCCATTGCCTCCCACCTCCCCCGGCTGACTGTCCTGAGACTGGCCTGGTGCAAGGAGCTGACGGACTGGGGCCTCCTGGGCGTCGAGGAGCCCGGAGAGGAGCGTAACCATGGCCGAGAG AAGGACGCAGGGCCACAGTTCAGCAGGAATTTCGGTAACATGGGATTCTTCCTGCCGCCCCTGCAGAACCTGGAGCAGGATCCCAAGGTCCTCAGCGACTCTGCCTGGAACGAGTCCCGGAAGCGGCACCGGGCCTCCCTGCAGGCGCTAGGACAGCTGCAAGAGCTCGACCTCATGGCCTGCAGCAAGCTGACTGACCGCAGCATCACCAAG GTTATTTGCCTCCCAGCCCTGAGGCGGCTGTCCCTCAGCTTGCTACCGGAGCTCACTGACGCCAGCCTGGTAGCGGTGGCCAGGGGTTGCCAGAGCCTGGAGCAGCTGTCCATGAGTCACTGTGGAAAGCTGACTGACAAAGGCTTCGTGGAGGCCGCTAGCTCTCTACGGAGACTCCAGCACTTGGTCATCTCTGGCTGCAGCCAGCTCACAGGCCA GACACTGGTGGCCATCAGCAGGGAGTGCAGACAGCTGAAGAGCCTGGATGTCTCCATGTGCCATGGGATCAGCATGGCCGCTATTGAGCTTTTCcaggcccagctgcccctgcagccGTGTGTCCAGTCGCGCTTTGTGGGTGGAGCAGACCTTCCCTTCACCCTGTGA
- the LRRC29 gene encoding leucine-rich repeat-containing protein 29 isoform X2: protein METRRLPVEVITYILSFLPIADRKEASLVNHTWYFAAQDSLRQENVLYNIPATSASLAAIESLARRRVSCVSLTSLDSSTVSRDVIQAVSCHLGPHLQSLCLRGSSLTETSFVHLLLACPCLSSLDLSGCNSLFMSGTLLSKPETISQARRALTSLQELNLAGLRYLSDLSFNRLTGCAPRLARLSLARCHLTFEFDPYRGSSNYNSSALLSFRNLLRFLEERASSLRALDLSGTSITSPAMRSLVQVEGLRLRELVLQNCRDLSNEAIGLLCTHQPHLTALDLTGCSELSDRAALAVSAGLRALQSLCLGKLQRLTDRGFLGIAELRSLQRLDLSECSLVSGSELVKVCSAPELRPNLASLSFAFCSLLRDSSVLSLARSLSPSLRVLDLSSCVSITNVSIQAIASHLPRLTVLRLAWCKELTDWGLLGVEEPGEERNHGRENLEQDPKVLSDSAWNESRKRHRASLQALGQLQELDLMACSKLTDRSITKVICLPALRRLSLSLLPELTDASLVAVARGCQSLEQLSMSHCGKLTDKGFVEAASSLRRLQHLVISGCSQLTGQTLVAISRECRQLKSLDVSMCHGISMAAIELFQAQLPLQPCVQSRFVGGADLPFTL from the exons GTCATCACCTACATCCTCAGCTTCTTGCCCATTGCCGACAGGAAGGAGGCCTCTCTGGTGAATCACACCTGGTACTTTGCGGCCCAGGACTCCCTGCGGCAG GAGAACGTCCTGTACAACatcccagccacctctgcctcCCTGGCTGCCATTGAGAGCCTGGCCCGACGGCGCGTGAGCTGCGTCAGCCTGACCAGCCTCGACAGCTCCACTGTCTCCCGGGACGTGATCCAGGCTGTCTCCTGTCACCTGGGGCCACACCTGCAGAGCTTGTGTCTGCGTGGGAGCAGCCTGACCGAGACGTCCTTCGTGCACCTCCTCCTTGCCTGCCCCTGCCTCTCCTCGCTGGATCTGAGTGGCTGCAACAGCCTCTTCATGTCCGGGACGCTGCTCTCCAAGCCAGAGACCATCAGCCAAGCCCGGCGAGCACTGACCAGCCTCCAGGAGCTGAACCTGGCCGGCCTGCGCTACCTGTCGGATCTCAGTTTCAACCGGCTGACAGGCTGCGCGCCACGCCTGGCCAGGCTCTCGCTGGCTCGCTGCCACCTCACCTTTGAGTTTGACCCCTACCGCGGGTCCAGCAACTACAACTCCTCTGCCCTGCTGTCCTTCCGCAACCTCCTGCGCTTCCTGGAGGAGCGGGCCAGCAGCCTCAGGGCCTTGGACTTGAGCGGCACCAGCATCACCTCGCCGGCGATGAGGTCCCTGGTGCAAGTGGAGGGGCTGCGCCTGCGGGAACTCGTGCTGCAGAACTGCAGGGACCTCTCCAACGAGGCCATCGGCCTCCTCTGCACGCACCAGCCCCACCTGACCGCGCTGGACCTCACTGGGTGCTCTGAGCTGTCCGACCGGGCCGCCCTCGCTGTGTCAGCGGGGCTGCGAGCCCTGCAGAGCCTGTGCCTGGGGAAGCTCCAGCGGCTGACGGACAGGGGTTTCCTGGGCATTGCTGAGCTCCGCAGCCTGCAGAGGCTGGACCTGTCTGAGTGCAGCCTCGTGAGCGGCAGTGAGCTGGTGAAAGTGTGCTCCGCCCCCGAGCTGCGGCCTAACCTGGCCTCCCTCAGCTTTGCCTTCTGCTCTCTGCTCAGA gaCAGCTCTGTCCTCTCGCTGGCCAGGTCCCTGAGCCCCAGTCTGCGGGTACTAGACCTCTCCTCCTGCGTCTCCATCACCAACGTGAGCATCCAAGCCATTGCCTCCCACCTCCCCCGGCTGACTGTCCTGAGACTGGCCTGGTGCAAGGAGCTGACGGACTGGGGCCTCCTGGGCGTCGAGGAGCCCGGAGAGGAGCGTAACCATGGCCGAGAG AACCTGGAGCAGGATCCCAAGGTCCTCAGCGACTCTGCCTGGAACGAGTCCCGGAAGCGGCACCGGGCCTCCCTGCAGGCGCTAGGACAGCTGCAAGAGCTCGACCTCATGGCCTGCAGCAAGCTGACTGACCGCAGCATCACCAAG GTTATTTGCCTCCCAGCCCTGAGGCGGCTGTCCCTCAGCTTGCTACCGGAGCTCACTGACGCCAGCCTGGTAGCGGTGGCCAGGGGTTGCCAGAGCCTGGAGCAGCTGTCCATGAGTCACTGTGGAAAGCTGACTGACAAAGGCTTCGTGGAGGCCGCTAGCTCTCTACGGAGACTCCAGCACTTGGTCATCTCTGGCTGCAGCCAGCTCACAGGCCA GACACTGGTGGCCATCAGCAGGGAGTGCAGACAGCTGAAGAGCCTGGATGTCTCCATGTGCCATGGGATCAGCATGGCCGCTATTGAGCTTTTCcaggcccagctgcccctgcagccGTGTGTCCAGTCGCGCTTTGTGGGTGGAGCAGACCTTCCCTTCACCCTGTGA